In Sphingomonas sp. KC8, the sequence AAAAGCCGATGGACGGACATGATCGGCAAAGCCGGGAACCAGCATTTTCACGGTGGCCAGGCCGTCCATCCCGTCATCCAGCTCAACACAGGCCAGCGTAGCGGCCCCCGCCGCCGCGCACCGGCTTACCAACCAATCGATCAAACCACGGCGATCACCGGCAGCCATGGCAGGGGTGCCCTGCCATTGGCGCACGCCGTCTGGCTCGAACGCCAGTGTTTCCCGCACCACGCCCAGACGCCGGCCGGCTGGATCGCGATAATCGTCAACCGAAAGATCGTCCCGCGCACCGGCGATGAACATGATCCGCGCCTGTGCCGCCTCGCCGATTGCCGCCATCAGCGCAATCGCAGCATCGGGATCGCAGGCCGTGCCGATGCCGGGCGGCAGAATTAGCGTCGCGGCCGACTGCATTTCGATCAGCACGCATTGGAAGGCCGGCACGCCGATAGCCTCGGCCATATCCCATATGATCAGGCGCAATCCGGCGCGGGTGATCCGCGCCAACATCGCCCGGAGCCGCCGATCATCGATGCTGGCCAGATTGATCCTCGTGGCGCGTCTAGCCGTGCGCGGCAGCGCATACCACCGTTCCAGCGCCTCGCGTTCGAGCAGTTCGAGCAGGCCCGATATGATCGCTTCATCGCGATCACTGCCCGAGGCAAGGCCATTGCTGCTTTGCCAGAGATCCGGCGCGATCGGCCGGCCGAAATCCATATTCACGAGATCGAACGGCACGCCGATCCGGCCGCCGCCGATCATATCATATGCGGCGATCCAATGCCGTTTGCGCAACGGATCGAACCGCCCGGCTTGCCCTGCGGCCGGCCGAATCTGCGACCACGCCACCGCCTCGCACCGATCGGCAGCGCGATATGGCCCTGTTGCGACCAGATTTTCGGCCCGGTGCAATTCGATCGATTCGACCAGCGCGGACAGCCGCGCCATGCCGGGATCGTGCCCCTTGCCCAAGGCCACGGCCAGCGAACGGGCCATCGGCCGTACCGCTTGAAACACGGGCAGGCCGATACGATCCAGCCCGGTCAGGTCCGCCAGGCGGGTAATGCCCGCGGCTTGCGCAACGGGGCGGAGTCGCGCGAGCATCACCGACGGCGAAAGGGCGCGGTGGCCGGCGTGGGTACGCCGCCCCGCCTGCGTCACGGGTTGTCGGCGCTGCCGGGTTTCGCGGTCGCACGCAGCTTATCGAGATCGCCGGCCGGGAAACGGATCGCCTCCAGCACTGGCCCCTTGGCGAAACGCGCCTCAAGATCGGCAATCGCATCCTTGGCCAACTGATCCGCACCGGGCGCCGCGACAAAGGATTCCTCCGTCGCGAAAACATAGCCGATCGTGACCGAAGGATCGGCGGGATCGGTAATACGAACCGCATAGCGCCCCGAAACCGCACCGGCATCAGCAACCATTTTACTCTCCCCTTACTCGCGATCGTTTTGCCAGATCACATCGCACAACGCTACCGCGCGCCATGAATTAATGGCGCAAGTTGCGAGATCAGTTCGGTTTCACGATTGACGCCGATCTTGGCAAAGATCGCCTTGATCTGTGCCCGCACGGTGGCGATCGAAACACCCCGTGCCAAGGCGATGGCATCGCGGCCCTGGGCATCGAGCAGACGGAACGTCACATCGGCTTCGGCCGGCGACAGGCCATAAGCCGCCACCAGAATATCGGCCAGTCGTCGATCACCGGCCTGTCGCGATCGCAGCAGAATCAGAACGCGCGCGCCGGCCCCGATCGTCCAGCCATCATCGGGAAGACGCGCGATTTCAGCGATCAGCGGCGCATCCCCCGGTTGCCCCGGCAGCAGCAATGTCGTGAAACGCGGCGTCGCCTGCCCGGCACGCCACGTGGTGAAATGCCAGATCGCCTGCTGAAGCGCGGCGGTTTCAGCCGCCGTGCTGCCGGAAAGCTGCCCGCCCGCCATATGCAGCCGGCCCTGATCGACCAGGCGCTCCGCCGCTGGCGTATAAGCAGAGACCCGCCCGGCGCCATCGCAAAGGAAAGCGGCAGCCGATACCGCCTCGAACGCACCGGCCACCAGCCGGGCGCCTTCGCGCTCCAACGCCACCCGCAGGCGGACTGCCGCCCGCGCATGGGGAGCCACCTGCGCCATGACAGCACGATCGCGTTCGCCGGTCGGTTTTGCCCGGCGGGTACGGAGCACCGCCATGCCAACCAGCCCCACTTCGTCCTGCACCAAGGTGGTGTGGCAACCATGCGCAAGATCATGCGTGGCGCAAAAATCGGCGTAAACGTCGCTCTTCAGCGACGGCGTCATCGCATCATAATGGCGTTCGAACAGCACGCCCTGACCGGGATAGATTGCCGCCGCCGCGACGCGCGGATTGATCGCGGGATTGCTGCCGTCGATCGCGATGAAATCGGCCAGTACCTTTTCGGCGACACCCGTGACCCAGTTGAACGACACTGCGGCCGGCCCGCCCAGCCCAACCAATTGCGCATGTTCGGAGCGGGTGGCGTCGGCAAGGGCCTGCAACGCCTGCATCCACGCCGTCGGATCAAGCGCCGCAGCGTCGAACCGCTCGATCACCTCTGCACTGATTCGGTCGATCTCAGCCATTTGAACTTGCTATCGGCCCCTGCCCCAAGCACGCCGAAGCACGAATCAATCAAGAAAAGCAAACTTATCCGACGATGATTACATGAAATTCGACTGCCAGGCGCCAAATGCAAAGCTGAATAGCGCAATTGGGCGATGCGCGGCCATGCCTTCTGGCCCATGTCACGGCCGCGACCCTACTGGCGGCGGCGGTTTTCCGCTGCCGCCATTTTTTTCATGCGGAACAGCATTCGTTTCTGTACCGTTCCGATTTGTCACGCCCGATGCCACGATCCCGCCGGATCGCCATCAACGGTCATAGGCCTTGGGCAACGCACCTTCGACGGCATGACGATACCGATCCCGCAGCTTGTCCTGCCGCGTCCGCAAGGGCTGTTCAACGCCGTCGATCCACACAATGGACGCCGCGGTGGACAGTTCCAGCGGATCGCCATCCCAGATCACCACATCCGCACGACGCCCCGGGCGCAGCGATCCGATCTCGCCGCCCATGCCCAGCGCTTCGGCAGGCTTGGAACTGATGGTCGCGAACGCCGCGCCCCAATCGAGACCGGCCGCACCCGGAACCTTGCCCAGCGCCACAAGATTGCCGGCATATTGCTTGATCAGCCGGGCCTGACGCGCCTCATCATCGTTGATCATACCGATACCGACCGTGGCGACGCCGGCCTTTTCAAGCCGACCGATATTGGATTGGGTGGCCGCCAGCGATTCGAATGACGCCGGCAGATCGGCCAACGCCGATGCCAGCACGGGCACACCCGCCGCCTTCACCTCGGCGGCCACCGTCCATGCCTCGGTCGCGCCGACAAGGACGAGCTTGAGCGCAGGAAATTCGCGCTTGAGCGACAGGATCTGGAGGATATCGCTGGCGCGTTCGACATGGGCGAGCAGCGGCATCTGGCCATTGACGACGGGCACCAGCGCCGCCGCGTCCGGCCGGGTCAGCAGCGCATCGTCGGCCCGCCGCCCGGCGGCATAGTCCCGCGCCTCCACCATCGCGTTGCGGAACGCGGCGTAGACAGCCGGCCGGCTCCCCCCCGCCTGCACCGCGCCATCCTCGCCAAATTCGACGAACTGGAACGCGCGTGGCCTCGTCACAGCATCCATGTCGGCGCCCAGATCGATCACCGCGCCCTGGCCGGCGAAGATCGATCCCCCGCTTTCAGGGGCCACAACCGCCCGCGTAATGCCTTCGGCCCGGTTGAGCGTGATCGCCGACGTGCGCGGATTGACCGCGGGTGCGATATCGAGCGCGGCGTTGAACGGAGACTTGCCGGCCGACGCATCGTTGGTCTGGCGAACGCCATCGACCTCGACAAGGCCCATCCGGGTGAAACCGGCGACAAGCCCCGGCGTCACCCATTTGCCTTCGGCATCGATGATCCGCGATGCGCTAGCAGGCGGAACCATGCGGCCCGCCGCAACGATCCGGCCGTTGTTCATGATGACCGTGCCGCCATCGATCGGCGCGGATCCATCGCCAATGACAAGCCGGGCGTTGGTGATCGCCACCATTTCGGCACTGGCGGGGGCAGCGATCAGCGCTGCCGCTGCGAGCAGAAGCGCCTTCACTTCACATCTCCTTCGCCCGGCTGGCCGAGTTCGAAATCGGATACCGGCCGACGTTTGGGATCGAGCGCATCGAACAGCAGCGCACCATCGATCCACACCTTTTCCGGCCGGGTGTAGACGCTCATGGGATTGCCGTTCCACAACACCACATCCGCCATCTTGCCGGGTTTCAGGCTGCCGGTCCTGTCGGCGATGCCCATCGCTTTCGCCGGGTTGATCGCCAGCCAGGTCCACGCGATTTCATCGGGCACATTGATGCCGATGCGGCGGCCATCGGCCAGCGCCTTGGCGGCTTCCTGATTCAAGCGCTGGATGCCGTTGGCGTCGTCCGAATGAACGATCGCGCACGCCCCGGCATTGTGGACGAGCGGGATATTTTCGGTGATCGCGTCGTAGGATTCCATCTTGAACCCCCACCAATCGGCCCACATCGCCGAACAGATATTGTTGGCCTTCAGCAGATCGGCGATCTTGTACGCTTCGACCGCGTGATGGAACGCCGCGACGGTGTAACCAAATTCCTTGGCCATATCGATGACATTGGCCATTTCATCGGCGCGGTAACAATGGTTGTGGACGAGGATGTTGCCGCGCAGCACCTCCGCCAGTGTTTCGAGGCCGATATCGCGGACGGGAATGTCCCCGCCGCTCTTTTCATATTTATCCCATTTGCGGCTATATTCCTGCGCCTTGGCCCAGGTCTGCCGGTCGACCGCGATATTGCCCATGCGGGTGCCCGGCGCCTGATTGCGGCCGCCGTAAACGCGCTTGGGATTTTCGCCGCAGGCCATCTTCAGCCCGTAAGGCGCGCCGGGGAACTTCATCCCCTGCATCGTCCGCGCATAGACATTCTTCAGCGTCACCGAACGCCCACCGAACAGATTGGCCGATCCGGGCAAAATCTGGAGCGTGGTGACGCCGCCATTGGCCAGCGCGCGGCTGAACCCCGGGTCCTGCGGCCACACGCTATGTTCAGCCCACACCTGCGGCGTGACCGGCGACGTCATTTCATTGCCATCCGAATGAGCGGGCACCGCCGGCGTCGGATAATCGCCCAAATGGCTGTGGATATCGATGATACCCGGCGTCACCCATTTGCCGGCGCCGTCGATGACGGTGGCGCCCGACGGGGCCTGAACCGCCTGGCCCAGCGCCACCACCTTGCCATCGGCGAACAGGATCTGGCCCTGGTCGATCCGCCCGCCTTCGCCGTCATAGATGGTGACGTTGGTGACGAGCGTCGGCACACCCGGATACGCCCGGTAGGTCGACGGGAACGGATCGCGCGACGGCAATTGGCGCGGGGCCGAGGACGATGCCGAACGCGGCTTGGTTTCGGCGGCCGTGCAGGCCACAGTCGCCAATCCCGCCATCAGCGCGATGGCGATGCGCTTACTGAACACCATGCATCCACTTCTTGATCACCGGCGACAGGACGACCAGCACCACGCCGATCCCGATAGAAACCAGCCCGATCGTCCAGAACACGTTCACATAGGTATCGAGGCTGACCTTGAGGTTGGTCACCTGCCCGCCCACCGTTTCGACGCTGGCGACCTGCGCGACCATGCCCGCCACATATTGCGCGACCGAGATCGACAGGAACCACAGCCCCATCATCATGCCGACAATCCGCGCGATCGACAGCTTGGTGATCATGCTGAGGCCCACCGGCGAGATGCACAGTTCCGCCATCGAGTGGATCAGATAGAGCAGCGCCAGCCACCAGATCGTCACCTTGAAATCGGCAGCGGCATAATGCGAACCCCAGACCAGCGCGAGGAAGCCGATGCCGACACCGGCCAGCGCCACGCCGAACTTCACCGGGATCGACGGTTCAAGCCCGCGCTTTGCAAGGCCGGTCCACATGATGCTGAACAAGGGCGCGAGCAAGACGATGAACAGCGCGTTGAAGAACTGGGTTTGCCCAGCCGTCATGGTGAACCAGCCGAACACCGACAGGTCGGTATTGCGGTTGGCGAACAAGGTCAGCGACGATCCGGCCTGTTCGAACAATGTCCAGAACACGACATTGAAGATGATCAGCACGCTGGCCGCTAGCATCATCTGAAACTCGATCTTGCTGCCCACCTTGTAGGACCAGATCAGGATCGCGGGCACGCTGACGAGGAAGGTGCCGAACAGCAGCTTGCCCATCAGCGGTAGCGCCAGCAAATAACCACCAATGCCGGAACCTGCGGCGGCCTGCGGTGCGTTCATCAGGTTGACGAACAGGAACCAGACAAGCGGCACCGCCAGCACCGATGCCGCATAGATGATCAACGAACGATCGCGGCCACCCTGCTCGGGCGCTTCGCCATAGCCGTCCAGCCGGCCGCCATCGAACTGAATCAAGGCCCACGAGCACAGCATTCCGACCGCGGCGAGGCCAAAGCCCGCCCACCAGCCGACGGCAACCGCAAGCCACGGGCAAAGCAGCTGCGACAGCAGCGAGCCAAGGTTGATCCCCATGTAGAATATGGTGAAGCCCGCATCGCGGCGGCGATCACCCGGCGCATAGAGCGAGCCGACAATCGTCGAGATGTTCGGCTTGAAGAAGCCATTGCCGACGGTGATCATGCTCAGCGCGATCAGCATCACCATCGTATAGAAATGGCTGCGATCGGCGCCGGCTTCGAACTTGCCCTTATCGACATTGCGGGCCACCGATCCATCGGCCGCGAGCAGCGATACGGTGCCGTTTTCATTACCCTTGATCGCGAGGCGCTTGTCGCCATCGATCACATATTGCTGTTTGGCTTCGGTCGATTTGTCGACCTGTACTTCATAACGCTGGCCGTCGATCGTGGCGTAGGGCGTCGCTGTCTGACCGCCGAAACAGAGGGTGAAATAGCCCAGCGCCATCATGACCGCGCCGAATTTCACCGATCGCTTGGAACCGAGATAGCGATCCGCAATCAGGCCGCCGATCAGGGGAGTGAGGTAAACCAGCGCGGTGAAGCCACCATAAAGGCCGGTCGTCGTCGTGTCGTTGAACAGGAAATGTTCGGCCAGATAGAGCGTCAGCAGCGCCCGCATGCCGTAGAAGCCGAACCGTTCCCACATTTCGGTTGTAAAAAGCCGTGCCAACTGGCGCGGATGGCCGAACCAGGTGGCGCCGTCGGATCGGTCGGCGGGATCGGAACCCGGCCCCGGAGGCGCATCGGCTGCGGATTGAGCCATCAATGTCACTTTCGATTATGTGGCGGCGGGCGCGCGCCCGACCGGAATGGCCGTGAGACTAACGCGGATATTTCCCGTGTGAAGAAGATTGTTGCGCGGCGATGACGCTGTTAACCAGTCGCACCATGTTCAACGATGCCTCCTCGCCCATCGCCCTTCTCGCCTCTCGCCGATCGGGCAAACCGCGCGATATGGTCGCGCCCGGCCCTAACGCGTTGCAGCTACGCCAGATTCTGGAGATCGCGATACGCACCCCGGATCATGGCAAGCTGGCGCCATGGCGGTTCGTGGTCGTCGGCGCCGAACAGCGCGATGCGTTCCGCAATGTCCTGCGCCGCGCCTATCTCGACGGCAAACCCGAAGCCGGCCGTCTGGAACTGGAAGCGATCGACCAGTTTGCCGGTCAGGCGCCGACGCTGGTCATTGCGCTAGCAAAGCCCGCCCATGCCAGCCACATCCCGTTGTGGGAGCAGGAATTGTCGGTGGGTGCTGCCTGCATGAACCTGCTGACCGCCACCCACGCGCTGGGATTCGTCGGCGGCTGGCTGACGGGATGGGCGGCCTATTCGGATGCCGTGCGCGACGCATTTGGTGGCAAGGACGAACGGATCGCCGGCTTCATTTTCATCGGAACGCCGTCGCGCGCGCTGGATGAACGGCCCCGCCCGGATTACGAAGCCGTCATTTCGGAGTGGCAACCAGACATTGCTTGACGCGCGCTGCTGTATTATTACAGCATAACGCTGATGACCCAGGAATCCCGCCCCGTCTATCTCCGCCTGCGCGATCATATCGCGGCCGCGATTCTCGATGGCACCTTTGCCGATGGTGATCCCCTGCCCTCGGTGCGCGCCTTTGCCGCCGAACATGGCGCGAACCCGCTGACCGTCGCCAAAGCCTATCAAAGCTTTCAGGATGACGGCCTCGTCACCGTGCGCCGCGGTGTCGGCATGTTCGTGGCCGAAGGGGCGACCCGCCGGCTGCTCAAGGCCGAACGCGACGCCTTCCTGATCGACGAATGGCCGCGCATCGCCGCGCGCATCCGCCGGCTTAACCTCGACCCGGCCGACCTGCTCGATCGGGTTCCCGGCTAGGGCCGATCGACCTGCTGGGCACCACGCCCACCCAAAAGCGCCGTCACCCCGAACATGTTCTGCGGCCCACCGTGCGGCAAGCGCCGGGGTATGGAACTGTGGCCTCCGCGTTCGTGGAGAGGTGGACCCCGGAACATGTCCGGGGTGACGGAAGGGAAGAAGTCCGCATTTAGTGTTTCCCGCAGGCCAGATCAGCCCCTGCAAGAAATTCGGGCTTCCGTCGGGCGCGATCAGGCGGCATGGGCTGGCGCGAATATGAAAGGGAACCCACCCATGCTCATCGCTCTCTTGTCCGGCGACGGAATCGGCCCCGAAGTCACCGAACAGGCCGTCCGCGTTCTCAAAACCGTCACTGGCGACCTGCTGACCTTCCGCGAGGGCCTCGTCGGCGGCGCGGCGTACAAGGCCGTCGGCCACCCGCTGCCCCCGGAAACGCTGGAACTGGCCGGCAAGGCCGATGCGATCCTGTTCGGTGCGGTCGGCGATCCCGATTGCGATGCGCTGGAACGCCACCTGCGCCCGGAACAGGCGATCCTCGGCCTGCGCAAGCATCTCGGCCTGTTCGCCAATCTGCGCCCGGCCAAGCTGTTCCCCGAACTGGCCGACGCATCCGCGCTGCGCCCCGAAGTCGCCGCCGCGATCGATCTCGTCATCGTCCGCGAAACCAATGGCGATGTCTATTTCGGCGAAAAGGGCCACCGCAAGACCGCCGATGGCCTGCGCGAAGGCTATGACGTGATGTCGTACAACGAAGCCGAAATCGCCCGCATCGCCAAGGTTGGTTTCGAAACCGCGCGCGCGCGGCGCGGCAAGCTATGTTCGGTCGACAAGGCCAATGTGCTCGAAACATCGCAGCTGTGGCGCGACGTGGTGATCGAAATGTCGGCCGACTATGCCGATGTCGAACTGTCGCACATGTATGTCGATAACGCCGCGATGCAGCTGGTGCGCAACCCCGGCCAGTTCGACGTGATCGTCACCGGCAACCTGTTCGGCGATATCCTGTCGGATCAGGCGTCGATGTGCGCCGGTTCGATCGGCATGCTGCCGTCCGCGACGCTCGCAGGCTCCGGCCTCGGCCTGTACGAACCGATCCATGGCAGCGCGCCCGATATTGCCGGTCAGGGCAAGGCCAACCCGCTGGCGACGATCCTGTCGGCGGCGATGATGCTGCGTTATTCGCTGAACAAGCCGGCCGAAGCCGACCGGATCGAAGCCGCCGTCGCCAAGGCGCTGGCCGGTGGCGCACGTTCGCCCGATCTGGGCGGGTCGATGACGACCACGGCGATGGGCGACGCGGTGCTCGCGGCGCTCTAAAGCGTTCGGGACATGGGGTGGATGACCGAACCGGCCGTCCACCCCATTGCCGTCTTATCTGGCCAGTTCCTGCGCGATCGCCGCGCTTAGTTCCGGGCCATCGGGCGTCGTTTCCGGGGTAAAGCGCCCGGCCACACTGCCGTCGCGCGCGATCAGGAACTTTTCGAAGTTCCACATAACGTCGCTCGGATTTTCGCGCTTGATGCCATAGCCCGCCAGCTTCTCTTCAAAGGCGGGATCGCTGGATTGCGCCGTGGGTGCGGCATCGATCAGCCCCTGATAGAGCGGATGGCGATCCGCGCCATTGACCGAAATCTTGGAAAACATCGGGAACGTCACGCCGAAGTTGATTTCGCAGAACTGGGCGATCTCATCATCGCTGCCCGGTTCCTGCGCGCCGAAATTATTCGCGGGGAAACCGAGCACTTCAAAGCCCTGGTCGCGATATTTTTCGTACGCCGTCTCCAGCGCTTCATATTGCGGGGTCAGCCCGCATTTCGACGCGACGTTGACGATCAGCAGCACCTTGCCGGCATAATCGCCCAGTTTCGCATCGCCGCCGGCGATCGTCGTCAGCGGAATATCTTGAATTACGGCCATTCTGTCTCTCTCCTGATCTTCGGCGCGACCATATTGACGCCAGCGAAGCGCGCAAGAGCCGCGCTGGCGGATTGACGCGGCTTGCCCCGCCGCTGCAAAGCGGGTCCATGAAGAAGCTTACAGGACAGAACCGTTCGATCACCTCGCGGTGGCGTCCCGCTACCCAGGCGGTGCGCGGCGGTACCGCGCGAACCAATTATGGGGAAACCAGCGAAGCGCTGTTCCTCACGTCCGGCTATGCCTATGATTGCGCGGGCGACGCGGCGGCGCGTTTTGCCGGCGAACAGCAAGGCATGACCTATTCGCGCTTGCAAAATCCCACGGTCGAAATGCTCGAACAGCGGATCGCCCTGCTGGAAGGCGCCGAAGCCTGTCGCGCAATGGCCAGTGGCATGGCCGCGATGACGGCCGCCCTGCTCTGCCAGTTGAGCGCGGGCGATCACGTCGTCGCCGGCCGTGCCGCTTTCGGATCGTGCCGCTGGCTGACCGATTCGCTGCTGCCGCGCTTCGGCATCACCACCACGATCGTCGACGCACGCGACAATGATGCGTGGAAGGGCGCGATCCAGCCGAACACCAAGCTGTTCTTCTTCGAAACCCCTGCCAATCCGACGCTCGACATCGTCGATCTCGAAGCGGTGTGCCGGATCGCCAAAGACGCCGGCGTCACCACCGTCGTCGACAATGCCTTTGCCACCCCGTTGCTCCAGCGGCCGATGGATTATGGCGCGGATATCGTCGCTTATTCCGCCACCAAGATGATGGACGGACAAGGCCGCGTGCTGGCGGGCGCCGTCTGCGGCACCCGCGAGTTCATCGACACCACCCTGCTGGCTTTCACGCGCAACACGGGGCCAACCTTGTCGCCGTTCAACGCGTGGGTGGTACTCAAAGGGCTGGAGACGCTCGACCTGCGCATCCAGCGCCAGAGCGAAAATGCACTGGCCGTCGCCCAATTCCTTGAAAAGCGCGTGCCGCGCCTGCTCTATCCGGCGTTGAAAAGCCATCCCCAGCACGACCTCGCATGCAAGCAGATGTCGGCCGGCGGCACGATCATGGCGATGTATCTGGATGGCGGACGCGAACAGGCGCACGCGCTGCTCGACGCGCTGGAACTGGTCGACATCTCGAACAATATCGGCGATTCTCGTTCACTGATGACCCACCCCTGCTCCACCACCCATGCCGGCCTTACCGCCGAAGTTCGCGCCGAAATGGGCGTCGAAGAAGGCATGTTGCGGCTGAGCGTGGGATTGGAGGACCCTGCCGACATAATCGACGATTTCGATCGCGCCCTGCGGACGATCGGGCTGTGACGGCCGTGGACGCGCTCTTCCCCCACAGCGCCAGAACGCGCGACGTGGTGGTGCGCGTCTCGGTCAGCTTCCTGCCGGAACAGTCCGAGCCGGCCAAGGGCCGTTGGTTCTGGACCTATCATATCCGGATCGAAAATCACGGAAACGGCGCCGTTCAGTTGCTTACCAGGCACTGGGACATCGTTGATGGACGCGGTGCACGGCACGAAGTGCGTGGCGAAGGGGTGATCGGCGAACAGCCGGTGATCGAACCGGGCCACAGCTACGATTATGTTTCAGGCTGTCCGCTGCACACGCCAACCGGGGCAATGGAAGGCAGTTACCATATGGTGCATGAAGACGGTTCCACCTTCGACGTGCGCATACCGCGCTTCCAGCTTATCGGTCCGGCGGTGGCGCAATGAAGCGGACGCACCTGCCCCTCAACGGCCTGCGCGTGCTCGATGCCGCGGCACGCCATCTGTCCTTCACCCGCGCGGCGGATGAACTGGCCGTAACGCCGGCGGCTGTCGGCCAGCAGATTCGCGCGCTGGAAGACACGCTGGGCGTCGTCCTGTTCCGCCGCACCGCCAAGGGGCTGGAATTGACACCCGAAGGGGCGGCCGGCCTTGATGCGCTGCGCGCGGGCTTTCTTCAGTTCGAAGATGCCGTGCGCGCGATGCAGGCGGGGCAATCGTCCAAGACGCTCACCATCGCCGCCCCGCGCGATCTGACGGCCAAATGGCTGAGCACGCGGCTGGCCGCTTATGGCCGCGCCGATCCCGATCTGCGTTTCGTGCTGGTTGCCGCCGATGACGAACTGGATTTCACCCAGGCCAATCTCGATCTGGCGATCCGCCTTGTCGACGGGCCGGGCGAACATGAAGGTATCGCGTTGCCGGCAGACGGCTTCGTCATCGTCGGCACCGACAGCGGTGGCGAAGCCCTGATCGGCTGGCCCGGCTGCCCGCAATCGGATGGCGTGGCGGCGCCGCTCACCGTCGCCGATGCCGGCCTTGCGATCGACGCGGCCGCGGCAGGCTTTGGCCGCGCCTGCGTTCCCGCACTGCTCGCACAGGCCGATATCGCCAGCGGGCGGGTACGGGTCTATGCCGATGAAGGCCAAGGCCCGACTTACTGGCTGCTCGCGCCATTGCCGCAATGGCGCCAGAAGAAAGTGAAGGAACTGGTCGCCGCACTGCTCGCCTGAATGCGATCACGCGATTTCCGGCCGAACAAGCGGCTGGCCGGGAAAGAATGGAAAAAATGGGCGCAACAGGCGTTGCATCGGCCGAAACCAACCGTTAAAGGGTGCGCGCTCGGGCGAGGGGCTGTAGCTCAGATGGGAGAGCGCTGCAATCGCACTGCAGAGGTCAGGGGTTCGATTCCCCTCAGCTCCACCAGCCCGATAAAGCCGCGGAAAACCGCCAATCTCCTGAAAATCCGGCTGCCCCTGTTCAGATCGGGTCTCGACACACAAGCCCGCTGACCGTGCTGGGATCGCCCCAGCTTACGCAGAGAACGAACACCCCTCCGCCTTCATATTGGCAATGGTTCGTCAAGATCGCCGAGCAGGCCGTTGAGCGGCCGATGTCGCGCGGCCAACGCATGAATCTTGCCAAAACGGGGCGGCGTGATTTGTCACGCCTTCGCCCGCATTCACGGCCCGCAGGGACGTCATCGCCGTGCCGTCATGTCTTTCAAACGGCCAGCACGCCCGTCGCAACCGTCACGGCCGCGCCGCCGACCGTAACGCCACCTTCTCCATCGATGGAAATCCGCACCCGGCCATCCCGGCCGACGCAACCCCCCTGTCGCGCCACATAGCGTGAATTACCCGGCAGCATCCCGCTGCGCGCCTGGAACAGGGCAACGCTGCCATTGCCGCTGCCGCATACCGGGTCCTCATCCACGCCGGATGATGGCGCAAAGGATCGCACTTCAAGGCCCCCGTCGGGATAGCGTGCGAACAGCGACACGCCGGTCACGCCCAATCGCGCCTCCAGCGCTGCCATCCGTGCAAAATCGGGGCGGAGGGAAAGCAGGGTTTGCGGGTTTGCCACCTCGGCGACAATCCAGACTGCCCCCACGTCGATGATG encodes:
- a CDS encoding LysR family transcriptional regulator, which translates into the protein MKRTHLPLNGLRVLDAAARHLSFTRAADELAVTPAAVGQQIRALEDTLGVVLFRRTAKGLELTPEGAAGLDALRAGFLQFEDAVRAMQAGQSSKTLTIAAPRDLTAKWLSTRLAAYGRADPDLRFVLVAADDELDFTQANLDLAIRLVDGPGEHEGIALPADGFVIVGTDSGGEALIGWPGCPQSDGVAAPLTVADAGLAIDAAAAGFGRACVPALLAQADIASGRVRVYADEGQGPTYWLLAPLPQWRQKKVKELVAALLA